The window tgcttgagccactgaccttgggctcaagctggtgagccttgctcaagctggcgacttcggggtctcgagacaaacctgggtcctccacatcccagtccgacactatccactgcgccaccgcctggtcaggctttttttgttttgttttgttttgtttttaatgagagagagcgtgtgaaagacaggaagggaaagagatgagaagcatcaacttatagttgcggcagtcttagttgttcattgattgcttcttatatgtaccttgatcgggggctccagctgagctagtgaccccttgctcaagccagcaatgttgggctaaagccagtgaccatgaggtttcatgtctatgatccaacgctcaagctggtaaccttggggtgtcaaacctgggtcctcagcatcccaggttgacactctatccactgtgtcaccacctggtcaggcttgaaaagTTAATATTTTGCATGTTAGTAAAATGACTCCTTTTCATTTGTTCACAGAGATGCTGCAGTTTGTTAGCAATCAAGTGGGAGAGTTCCCTGACTTGTTCCCGGAGCAGCTGTGTAGCTCCTTCCCTGGCGGCAGTGGTAGTggcaacaacagcagcagcaatggCGGGGGCAGCAGTGGCGGAGCTGGGGACCCCTCGATGCAGCGCTCCTTCAGCCAGGTCCCAttaccttccttctctccctcagccACCTCCCCCCAGGCGCCAGCCCTGCAGGTCAAGGTTTCCCCCACCTCAGTTCTCACCCCGCCAAGGGCAACTCCCGTTCTTCAGCCCCgtccccagcctcagcctcaagCTCAGCTGCAGCAGCAGACAGTAATGATTACCCCAACATTCAGCACCGCTCCCCAGACGAGGATCATCCAGCAGCCTTTGATATACCAGAATGCGGCTACCAGCTTTCAAGGTGATTCAGAAGTCAGATATGATAGTGATGGTTTGTTCAAAAGTTTATGTGCCAGTTTTCTGGTACTTCCGAAGTAGACTGTGAATAGTTCTGTCCTCTTTAGAGATGACAAAAATTTATCTATTTGATCCTGTCTAAATGAAGTTTTGGTAACTGGCAGTCAGAACAGTGGTTCGGGAATGGTTCACATACTGCCTCTTCAAATGCCTAATATCTATTGTTCCTGCTTTGACAAGTGTCTGCTTCAGTCAGCAAGCAGAGTAGACAGGGTGATCCTGGTAACTAGAGGTGGAGGCTTGCATAAAATTAGTCTTGAAACTTACCCAGGGAACACCTTCGCACCTGTAGGTTGCGAGctgttcattcagcaaacatccACTACAGAGAAAAAGACTTTGAACATAGGTGCTGGGTCTCTGAGTAGCAGACCTCCTAGTAGGTCCTCAGTGTGTATCTAGTGAATGAGTGACTTTCCCTGTTGTGCCTTTTCGGTGGGAGTGGTGGGTGGGATTAGTATTGCCCTGACAGTTCTTCAATGGGCTTTAAGGGCTTAGGGGCCGAGGGGAGGCATCAAGGCAAAAAGCTGAGGCAGTCATCCCAAAGTACACTTTCTGTTCATTTCATGGAAGGAAATGAAGTCCCAGGGAGTTGTTAGTTCTCAACATCTGTTAACTTCCTTGCTGGGTGCAGTCAATTTGCTGATTAGtttccctcacctccaccccagcACCCAGAACAATCAAATAATTTGCACTCATTCCCTCAGAAATTGATGCAGCCCTTCTGAGGTTATCTAAGACCAGCTTGTAAATGGATGTGCACATCTTCTTCCACAGCAGGTGGGGAGTCAGGGACATTATGAATCACTCCATTCTCAGTTATTGTGCAGCTATAATGACCAAATGCATTCCTTGACAATGtgacttttttctcctcttccaagTTCTTCAGCCTCAAGTTCAAAGCCTAGTGACATCCTCCCAGGTGCAGCCGGTCACCATCCAGCAGCAGGTGCAGACAGTACAGGCCCAGCGGGTGCTGACACAGACGGCCAATGGCACCCTGCAGACCCTCGCTCCAGCCACAGTGCAGACAGTTGCTGCACCACAGGTGCAGCAGGTCCCGGTAGGTGGCTGACAAGGATTCAAGGAGGCACTACTTGGGGTTGTTGGCTGGTCTTGTGTTGAAGAACCATCAGAGTGTGAGGGAGCAGCTTATAGGGTGGGTAGGGACACCTGGGTGTTGCAAAGCCACAGTGAGCATGGTGTAGAGACCTGGCTGAGCTGGCATCGAGGGTATACACTAGTACTCCCATGGACTCAGTAAATGTGGGTATATTATTTATACAGATAATGGGTATAAAACTGCAAAGAAATGTGCCAAAATGTCTTTAAGTCATGTATTATTGTGGActatattttcttacagtaatctatcttttttttaaattatcttgctTTATCAGTTTTGCTTCTCAGCTAGGTTCCTGGCTTTCCTGAGTGTGTTCAAAATCAGATCTCTCTCTGCCACCATCTACCCCAAACCATGCCCCCTCTCCCCTTACAGGCCACAGGCACCGCTCACTGGTGCCTTGCAGGGCCCAGGCGCCCCTACCCATCCTCACACAGTGAAGGTCCTTCTTAGTATTTAGCACTGCTCTCCTCAAAGCAGTGCTAAACTTAGGACCCTTtttagctatattctttttctcctgctAAACCTTGCAATCAAGATGTATTCTCAGTTTCATGaaaatgtcattttctctttatctttctagaGGGTCTGTGCAGTAAGAAGCTaatgcaaaatagaaaaataaggccacttctccttttatttttttctatccaggTCCTAGTACAGCCTCAGATCATCAAGACAGATTCCCTTGTTTTGACCACACTGAAGACAGATGGCAGTCCTGTCATGGCCGCAGTCCAGAACCCAGCCCTCACTGCCCTCACCACTCCCATCCAGACAACTGCCCTGCAAGTACCAGTAAGAGCCTCCTTCCCCCCTGCCTGTcaccctctgcctcttctctgggAGGTGTTAGGCCTCAGATGTAGGTGTAGAAGCTTTGTGGAATGTGTCAATCGCATTGCAACTATTACCCCCTTTGTTTTTCCCCTGAGAAGTACATTGACTACACACCAATGTGTGTCGTGGGAGAACCAGGatctagagaggaagagaggaacagCAGAGTTCCTGGGCTACAGCTCCACACAGGAGCTTCTACCTCTCAGGTCCTTCTGGGGGaggtttggctttttttttgtttgtttttgttttttttacagagacaagagcaagagtcagagagagggatagatagggacagacagacaggaacagagagatgagaagaatcaatcatcagttttttcattgtggcactttagttgttcattgattgctttctcatatgtgccttgaccctggggctacagctgaccttgggtccaagctggcgagctttgctcaaaccagattagcccacgctcaagctggtgacctgggggtctcgaacctgggtcctcggcatcccagtccgacgttctatccactgcgccaccgcccgatCAGGCGAGGTTTGGCTTCTAAAGAACCCTAGACCCACTAGGCAGAAGGGACTCCAAGGTGAGGGACATGGAAGGCAACCATTCTTCAGTTGTAGGGTTTCAACCACTTTCAGTATTAGCAAGAGAGTCTGACAGAATTAGAAATGATCAAAATTTGAAAGCAAGCTTTAGTCATAAAAGCCAAGAAccgaaaacaacccaaatgtccatccaaAAGAACTGTTGATACATTTGATTACATGACTGAACCTCAGATACAGTATGTTGAGCAAAGATGCCTGTCAGGAAAGAGCTCATGCTattgattccacttatatgaagttcaggaagagcaaaacaaaaccataatgaTAGAGGTCAGAACAGATtacaggaggaggaaggggcatgCATTACTGGAAGAGGCAGTGGGGAATGTTGTAGGTGTTGAAATGCTCTACGTCTTGATCTGGGTTATTTTAGTCACACCcatcatatatttatatgtaagaaTTCATCAAGCTGtgcatataaaatgttttattttgtgcaAATTATTTCTTGGTAACTAATGAAGTTAATTAAGTAGCTTTTTATTTGTGCATCGGTCATTTGGATATTTGaggccatttattgaagaaaataaaactaaaattagtaaaaatggaAACAGATTGGGGGAAAGCAGATGTGAGGAGTGAAATGAGGGGAGCCTCTGTGGTTGGTCTACTTATTTAATCAAATGGTTCTGATGAGAGTGTCATTTCTGCCCTTGAGCTTTTAGATGGTCAAATTGTATAAGGAAATGCAGTAAGTTGCTTAATTGTCATATGAAGGGGGGAAATGTGTCATACACTAGGAAAATGTTTTCCTTGAGGCCAGAGTGATGTGGTATGCTATATGTGAACTCAGCTCAGAGATGGTAATGGTTGACACCAAAGCAGAAATCATATGACTTATTTCTGGACCCCTAGATTCAAGGATAAGACAAATTTATTCACATTAATTCTATTGAAGTGTGATTTTGAAAGAGCATAATATCTGAGGTTTCACGGCTCTTCAGGCTTCTTGAGGCCTTACTTAACTCAGAAAGGGTCTTAGACCACCCACAGCACTGCCAGGTAATGTCACAAATACAAGCCACAGGTTGGTTTTATGAGGTTGCTTTACTCAGACTAACCAAGGGGTAATTCTGCCTTGTGTCTGTGCCTGTTCTAGACCCTGGTGGGAAGCAGTGGGACCATTCTGACCACAATGCCGGTGATGATGGGGCAAGAAAAAGTGCCCATTAAGCAGGTACCTGGGGGAGTCAAGCAGCTTGAACCCCCCAAAGAAGGAGAAAGACGGACGACACACAACATCATTGAGAAGCGGTATCGCTCCTCTATCAATGACAAAATCATCGAGTTGAAGGACCTGGTCATGGGGACAGATGCCAAGGTAGATGCCAAGCAAAATGGTGTTTCATGCCCAATCATCTCCTTTCTACCTGTCTTTGTCTTGGGAATTTAGGAATCTCCAGGTCCAGGTTGAGTGAATATAAATTAGGTGCTTTCTTATTAAAGCATCTTAAGGTTTTTTAGTATTACAAAATATTAACCAATGTAAGGGTACTGTTGTGAGTTGGTAAGACAGTGGCTTCCTGGACCTTGAGTTCTGCTCTGCAGTGATCTTGGACTccagagcagaggcagagaaatgcctgCCACTCACTGGGGGCCAGGTACATGACTGTATGTACCTTGAAGTCAGCCAATGGCATTGCTGTTCTTTGTTTAATTGTGTTCTGGGTGGCTAGCAATATCTGTACCTGTTTGAGAAGAGAGAAACTGGAATTGAGTCTAGTATCAACAACAAATAGAGGAAattgatttttcatatatttctgatGCTTcaatgaatgtatattctggcacatagattttcttttttacctattTATCTTTAcctctattttgaaataaaatttcactTTCCTTAGTAGCCTGTAAGTGTGAAAGGCACCAATACACCGTTACTTAAGATAACCATCCAGTAGTGCTCTGGGTTTATGccatttgttttcctttaacTCTGTCATGCTGGGTTTGTAGGAAGTAGTCATGTTGCTAAGTTTATTTATCAAGTATTACTATTTGTCAGGCCAGGAGCTGAGCTCTCTCTGTATATTATCTCACTTAGCCCTCACCGCATGCCTatgatttatataattattattatctccattttaaagaagagaaaggtGAGGTTCAGAGATGTGAGGTACCTTGTCCTGAGAGCAGAGCTAATCAGTGGAAGAGCCCGCATCAGAACCCGAAACCGGCACCTCCCTCTCTAGTGCCATGCCGTCACCACGAGCTCTGGCCTCTGCTCTCTGCACTGTGCAGCCTGTACTGATGTCACCATGTTTTCATCTGTCTCCTTCCCAGATGCACAAGTCTGGTGTTCTAAGAAAGGCCATTGACTACATCAAATACCTGCAGCAAGTCAATCACAAACTGCGCCAGGAGAATATGGTGCTGAAGCTGGCGAGTCAGAAAAACAGTGAGTGTGCTCATCAAAAGAAAGGCTGTCAGACCTGGTTATAGGAGAAGTCCTGTGCTGGGCACCGGGAGGGCCACTGATGCAGAAGTGGTGCCTCCAGGGATGGAGTAGGAGCAGGGGCCATGCgcccctcacccagcccctccctggcccTGGTGGGGCTGTGTAGAAATAGACCATTTGCCAGGTAGAGTTTTCTTTACAGAGCTCCTGAAGGGTATCGACCTAGGCAGCCTGGTGGACAATGACGTGGACCTGAAGATTGATGACTTTAATCAGAATGTGCTACTGATGTCCCCTCCGGCCTCTGACTCAGGGTCCCAAGCCGGCTTCTCCCCTTACTCCATCGACTCTGAGCCTGGAAGCCCTCTGTTGGATGAGGCAAAGGTATGAGCTTTTGAAATCCTCTGACCCCTGGATCTCGCTCATCTCTCCAATGTTAATAGTTGGGGCAGGGGCACACAGAGAGGCGCCAGGCCTGGTGTTCAGAAGGCCTGGTCTGGGAAAGAACAGGAACTCTGTGAAATTAGCCAGGTCatggagaataaagaaaaaaaactgactgTGGGAGCAAACAGTAGAAGCTGTTTAACTGGTTCAGTGTAGTCCGGTTGAACTGGTCTTTGCTGAAAGGGCCCATCAGAGAGAAATGAGGGCCAGATCCAGAGCAGAAACACACAGCAGCTGTCATGTGGGTGCAAGGCATTGCTAGAGGCGCCTCATTACTTCCCTTGCCTGTAATGGGTCTGGCAAGACCACTTTGTGAGGTTCATCAGTTGGTTTAGGATGAGGCTGCCTCTGGGCCCTCTTCTGGAAATGATTACAGTGTACAATCTAACAAATAACGTTCCAACCAAGGGCCTTTAATAGACCAAGAAAGCCCCCCTGGCAATTGCTGTTTAATGGAATTGGTTTAAAGAGACTCAAGCCTAATGATCTTCCTGGGAACCTGCAGAGACCACTGGGTCTGCACTATATTTTGACATTGGCACTTTCTGACTCTGAAAGCACAAAGTTCCCTTTCAACATATGTTTTTGATCAAATTGTTCATAGTATCATATTCTTAATTTTACTAAGGAAGCtctgtttttgaaatattttataaatgtgattCTGTTTGGTAATAAAAGGCTATATAACATCAAATTAGCTAGGTATCTCAACAATCATAAGAAATCTTCAggtgatttaaaaattttgaaaaggagTGGCATGAAAtgtgagagaaaggggagatcTGCCCTAGCCTCCCTCCCTCTTCAGGGTCTCTCAGGTGGGCAAGGCCTCTGCCTCCAGTTCTCCCTctggaaagtgggagggggaaaaaaggttttaaaatagaGGAGCTCCTGTACATAGGTCCACACTGGAGTATGGTCTTTTATCTACTCTATTGAGGTATAAGTTACATGTAATAAAGTACATCTATTTTACAGTACCGTACAGTATTATACATACACTTATATAACTAGCACTataatcaagatacagaacattttcattacccaCGAAGCTCCTTTTATTACCTATACAGGTAGTTCACACACCCCCTCCAGCCTCAGACCACTGCTCGCTTTCTGTCATTTGACTGGTCTTGCCTGTTGGAGAATCTCACAGAAACAGTTGTATGGTGCACTCTCTGTTGCGATAGAGCACTATTTGAGAAGTAGCTTGACTACCTTCGGTCTTTAGACCTTGTTCTTTCCCAGGAGGCAGCAGGATGAGTGCTGTGGGCTTTGGGGGGCAGTTTTGTCTTTCCTGGCTTTACTCCTGTCTGACTCAATGCTCTTGAATTTAAATCTCACAATCTGATTCTGATCTATGTAAAAGTAAAATGCTGTAAAAATCCACACAGCATTCACTCACTCTAACCTTGTGGCCCTGTGTTGAAGGTCAAAGATGAACCAGACTCTCCTCCCATAGCGCTGGGCATGGTGGACCGCTCACGAATCCTGCTGTGTGTCCTCACCTTCCTGTGCCTGTCCTTCAACCCTCTGACTGCCCTGCTGCAGTGGGGAGGGACCCACGACTCTGACCAGCACCCATACTCAGGCTCTGGCCGCAGCGTACTGTCACTTGAGTCAGGTGGGTGGTGGGCTCCAGGTGCATAGGTGGGCTGCTGTGGAGGAGACGAGCCCTGCATGCAGACTATTCAGCTTGTCCACCAGGTCCCGAAGGGCTTTGATAGCGACCCTCGCCTGCTTGCTTCCAATAGGGATTGGCAGAAGTCACATTTTGGAAGTGACAGCAAATCTGAGTTCAGtcagaaagagcaaaataaaccatTAACCTGTATTGCTGTAATTCCCTGGGGATGGGAATTGGTGGGGGGCGCTATTTGAAGGAGGATATGATGTTTTTGTCTGAGTCATGAAACCAGTGGCCTAACCCCCTTGGCTAACAGATTTTTTGTGACACTTAGCTCCATAGTGACAAGGTTTACAGGGTTCCTATTTAGGGTCTAGAATTGTCTCAGATTTTCTTGTTATGTCGACTATTCCTATCCTAAGCATTTAGACATTGTTAGTAAATGAAGCAATTATGTTATCTGCCTGCCCTTTCTTCTGAAAATGAGGTAAAGGCTCTTTCATGTCACAATGCTAGAGTTCAATAAGCAGCAGACCTAGGGCTGCTTTGACGGGGACCCTTTCTCACGGGTTGACTGAGGTGCTGCTCTTTAGGTTCTGCGGGCTGGTTTGACTGGATGATGCCAACGCTCCTCTTGTGGCTGGTGAATGGTGTGATCATCCTGAGCGTCTTTGTGAAGCTGCTGGTCCATGGGGAGCCAGTGATCCGGCCACATTCGCGCTCCTCAGTCACTTTTTGGAGACACCGGAAACAGGCGGACCTAGACCTCGCCAGGGTGAGTTCCAGTGTTcacctttcccctttctcccccagGATCAGCCAATAACTTAGCAAGTTGTGTTGAATACCCCCATGAATAAAGTCCTGTGGTAGGTGCTTGTGGGGGAAAGGTAGTGATTGAGAGAAAAATCACTTGTCTCAGGGCAGCGGAGCAGTGGCACATATGCATAAATATAATTACACGGACATGGGGTGACAGTGGAAGGCTAAATTGCTGCAGCAGTTTGGGGCAGAAGGGACATTCTGGCTGAGGGCATCTGGGGCTTGAGCAGAGCAGTTAATGGCAGGAAGGACCTGCcaagcaaaggggaaaaaagaaagcatggaTACATGGGAATTGAAAGGCATGTCACGGAAGATTTGAGTTGTAAATGGAAAGAAAGTGGCGTGACATTGACTTTAAAATAGGGGAGACTGGAAGATATGGGCTCTGTCTAAGCCATGATGTTTGGAAGTGCCATGAGAGGGCCCCGTAGCATGACAAGCCACCCGGCAGAGGGCCATGGGAGCTGAGGTGGGTCAGAACCCGAGTATGTTGGAAGCTGTGCCCCTGCCAGGAGAGTCCTGGGGAGAGTTGGATTGGAACTTTAGAAGAGGCAAGAACCAAAGCCTGAGCCTTGGGAACAGCTGACCTTCCTGGGAGGAACAGGGAAGAGGAACGATGGGCACAAGGAAAGGCTACCTCCTTTGGAATCTGTAAATTCAGGTACTTCTGGCGGAAAGATGCCACCACCACCTTAGAGATTGTCACTCTCTATGAGCATTGTCACCCACTATCCCCGTGTAATAATCCGCTTTCCTGTAATGATGCTGGAAGACAAGCACAGGTTGCATACTCACTGCATGATgtgaaaagggagaggaggggttACTTCCGTTTCCCAAGACAGTAGCCTAAGTCTTCGAACACCATTtaatgagagaaacagaaagaaggctTAAGTATAGGTCCATAGACTCTCAGATTGGCAGAGTAGTTTGGCCATATCTTTGGTTAGAGTAGTTTAGCTGTGTATTTACTAAAACTGGTTCTCAAAACTTTAGCAGGCATCAGAATTACATGGGGGCCCACTCCCAGAGGTTCTGGTTCAGTAGTCCAGGATGGTGGGTGAGACAGCAAGAATTTGCATTTGTAATAAGATCCCAGGAGTTGATGCTAGTAATCTCCAGGGACCACTCTTTGAGAACCTAAAAGACTGCATAAATCATCATCTAAATTCTTGTTATCATCTTATGTATAAAAGCTACTGTAGagtgccctggtcaggtagctcagttggctcgAGCATCATGCCAAAGCGCAGAAGTTTCcagttagatccccagtcagggcacatacaggagcagcttgatgttcctgtgtctctctctctccaaaatcaatacaattaacatttaaaaaaagtaaattagcctgaccttgggtaaagcattgacctagaacgctgaggttgccggtttgaaaccctgggcttccctggtaaaggtacatatgggagttgatgcttcctgctactcccccccttctatctctctctctctctctctctgtccctctctgtcctctctctctaaaatgaataagtaaaatctaaagtaaataaattaaatttttttaaagtaaaagctgCTGTGGGAAACTCTGAAGAGTGTTTGCTCAAAGATAAAACAGAAGTCAATCCCAATTTAGTAAAAAGGCTGGgaggaaattattaaaatgtcagtAGTCATTCTTTCTGTGGGAAAAGATTACAGATGATTTCCCTTTTTTGTAGCTTTCTGAATTTTCCCAGATTTTCTTCAATGCATATGTATTACTCTGATGATCTGGAGAATGAAgggaaagtaaaaattttattaaaacaaacaaaaaagccacaaTAAGGCCAGTGAACATTATATCTTCTTGTTGCTTTCAAGGGGGATTTTGCGGCTGCTGCCGCCAACCTCCAAACCTGCCTGTCAGTGTTGGGCCGGGCACTGCCCACCTCTCGCCTGGACCTGGCCTGCAGCCTCTCCTGGAATGTGATCCGCTACAGCCTGCAGAAGCTGCGCCTGGTGCGCTGGCTGCTCAAGAAGGTCTTCCGGTGCCGGCGTGCCACCCCGGCCACTGTGGCAGGCTTTGAGGATGAAGCCAAGGCCAGCGCCCGGGACGCAGCTCTGGCCTATCACAGGCTGCACCAGCTGCACATCACAGGTGAGGACTGCCACTGCTGCTTGGCTTGCCTCGAGGTGCTCCATGCCATCTCCCCACTCTGGTTTCATTTGCCAGTATTCCAGCCAGTCACGCCCCTTTTATGCTGCTCTTTTAGACAGTTGCGCAGACCTTCCAACTGCCTCCAGAGGATGGCTCTCACTGTATTTCATCAATTTAAGGCGCACacgtttttttttatcattatcatcTTTACTCTTGGGCAATGGCATGCCATGGTTACATTGGCAGTGTTTGTTCTTTAGTGGTACTTAAATTAATGGTGAAACTTAAAATTGATGGCATCTTagattcaaagaaataatgaTCGTTTATTTCATTCAGCAAACTCCTGCTTTAATAGAGAGGCAGACAGGTCAGCATGAATTACAGTTCAGTATGGTGGAGGGAGCAGAAAGATCGGGCTTCTGTTGGGGTGGGCACTTGTTGGGGACGGTTTCAGAAAGTCTTGGCTTTGCATGGAACGGTGCATAGCATTCAGCAGTTTGCAGTGCTGTGGGCCAGGTGCTTTGCTAACACTGACTGTGGGGACAGAGGTACCTAAAGCATGTTCCCACACTCTCCTCCGCCTTTCCTCCCTCAAAAGAGAAAGCTGGGTCGTACTTCTTAGGGGAGACCAACACCTAACACCTGTGCAGAATAAAATATGGTGTTTGAGGCCTCCCTACTCTGATAAAAAGACCAGAGAGGTAGAGTGACCCCATGGGAAGAATGCAGGGCTGGGTGAGGTTGGGAGGCCAGGTTCAGGCATCTTCTGGACTTTTGACATGGGCCCACTCTGAGGTCAG is drawn from Saccopteryx leptura isolate mSacLep1 chromosome 1, mSacLep1_pri_phased_curated, whole genome shotgun sequence and contains these coding sequences:
- the SREBF2 gene encoding sterol regulatory element-binding protein 2; this encodes MDESGELGGLETMETLTELGDELTLGDIDEMLQFVSNQVGEFPDLFPEQLCSSFPGGSGSGNNSSSNGGGSSGGAGDPSMQRSFSQVPLPSFSPSATSPQAPALQVKVSPTSVLTPPRATPVLQPRPQPQPQAQLQQQTVMITPTFSTAPQTRIIQQPLIYQNAATSFQVLQPQVQSLVTSSQVQPVTIQQQVQTVQAQRVLTQTANGTLQTLAPATVQTVAAPQVQQVPVLVQPQIIKTDSLVLTTLKTDGSPVMAAVQNPALTALTTPIQTTALQVPTLVGSSGTILTTMPVMMGQEKVPIKQVPGGVKQLEPPKEGERRTTHNIIEKRYRSSINDKIIELKDLVMGTDAKMHKSGVLRKAIDYIKYLQQVNHKLRQENMVLKLASQKNKLLKGIDLGSLVDNDVDLKIDDFNQNVLLMSPPASDSGSQAGFSPYSIDSEPGSPLLDEAKVKDEPDSPPIALGMVDRSRILLCVLTFLCLSFNPLTALLQWGGTHDSDQHPYSGSGRSVLSLESGSAGWFDWMMPTLLLWLVNGVIILSVFVKLLVHGEPVIRPHSRSSVTFWRHRKQADLDLARGDFAAAAANLQTCLSVLGRALPTSRLDLACSLSWNVIRYSLQKLRLVRWLLKKVFRCRRATPATVAGFEDEAKASARDAALAYHRLHQLHITGKLPARSACSDVHMALCAVNLAECAEEKIPPNTLVEIHLTAAMGLKTQCGGKLGFLASYFLSRAQSLCGPERNAVPDSLRWLCHPLGQKFFMERSWSAKSAAKESLYCAQRNPADPVAQVHQAFCKNLLEQAVESLVKPQAKKKAGDQEEESCEFSSALEYLKLLNSFVDSVGIVIPPFSSSSVLKSALGPDIVCRWWTSAITVAINWLQGDDVAVRAHFTEVERVPKALEVTESPLVKAILHTCRAMHASLPGKADGQQSSFFHCERASGHLWNSLNVSGATCDPTLNHVVQLLTSDLLLSLRTALWQKQAGASQALGETYHASGAELAGFQRDLGSLRRLAHSFCSAYRKVFLHEATVRLMAGASPTRTHQLLEHSLRRHTASNTKHGEVDAWPGQRERATAILLACRHLPLSFLSSPGQRAVLLAEAARTLEKVGDRRSCNDCQQMIVKLGGGTAIAAS